One window of Papaver somniferum cultivar HN1 chromosome 9, ASM357369v1, whole genome shotgun sequence genomic DNA carries:
- the LOC113311162 gene encoding uncharacterized protein LOC113311162 — protein MFIYGRVLKGEGTTFTLRSWNVKHTCNGNVKGENICANPEFVADWYMKSLETLGNKNKIPDPESLANEFNKTMKVNIKYHTTWRARNIVLQNLHGSYEEQYKKIPAFCEMVKEKMPGSVASSSYGSTDNTFLSMALCFKPAIEAFLAGCRKIIGLDACHLYGKYGGVLLVATGLDGQNGLVPLDKQKGISEACDKYFCLDEHKLCFRHLMKNFKKYFKSYSLHVHFWNAAKCYKKRHYQQHMDKLFAEDEKAALYLIYQNPESWSRSHFSYDSKCEHINNNFSESFNNMSKPFRDKPIITLAQMYNKLVMGLFFKRRNGSENWKDGEIVPKAMKLITKMRDLNHLFELTGAVRGRVYEVRSVHDAVYCDPVYSVEYYKKTYAPEFEPLSTEIDWNILVEFINPPVIIRKTGRPRKKRIPSYDEAGSVKKMRKCKKCGVYGHYAITCAGGEVGKNPKGEKPRTCVDGSTSSTYVPEPPKRKYNRKKQVVSASAGASSTAKDGMKNQNNSKACVGESSKQGVAKGRKRKASSQPAFNQTNQHIGYVNNKVTFTVADPKGKKKPKKYMKV, from the exons ATGTTCATTTATGGAAGAGTTTTGAAGGGTGAAGGAACTACATTTACTCTGAGAAGTTGGAATGTGAAGCACACATGCAATGGAAATGTTAAAGGGGAGAACATATGTGCAAATCCAGAATTTGTAGCTGACTGGTACATGAAAAGTTTGGAGACTCTTggtaacaaaaacaaaatccctgatCCTGAGTCATTGGCAAATgagttcaacaaaacaatgaaagtGAACATTAAGTACCATACAACATGGAGAGCAAGAAATATTGTGTTGCAGAATCTTCATGGCAGCTATGAGGAGCAGTACAAGAAAATTCCTGCATtctgtgaaatggtgaag GAAAAAATGCCTGGCAGTGTAGCTAGTTCCTCATATGGAAGCACAGACAACACATTCTTGTCAATGGCACTCTGCTTCAAGCCTGCTATAGAAGCATTCTTGGCTGGATGTAGGAAAATCATTGGATTGGATGCTTGCCATTTGTATGGGAAGTATGGtggtgtgttactagttgcaacAGGTCTAGATGGTCAGAATGGTTTAGTACCTCTTG ACAAGCAGAAGGGGATTAGTGAAGCTTGTGACAAATACTTCTGCTTGGATGAGCACAAATTATGTTTCAG ACATTTGATGAAGAATTTCAAGAAGTATTTCAAGTCATACAGCTTAcatgttcatttctggaatgctgCCAAATGTTACAAGAAGAGACACTATCAG CAACACATGGATAAATTATTTGCTGAGGATGAAAAAGCTGCACTGTATCTCATATATCAAAATCCTGAAAGTTGGTCTAGGTCTCATTTCTCATATGACAGCAAGTGTGAGCACATCAACAATAATTTCTCAGAGTCTTTCAACAACATGTCCAAGCCCTTTAGAGATAAGCCAATCATTACACTTGCACAAATGTATAATAAACTGGTGATGGGTCTTTTCTTCAAGAGGAGGAATGGAAGTGAAAACTGGAAGGATGGTGAGATAGTTCCAAAGGCAATGAAGCTGATTACAAAGATGCGGGACTTAAATCATCTGTTTGAGTTAACTGGAGCTGTAAGGGGAAGGGTGTATGAGGTCAGGAGTGTTCATGATGCTGT CTACTGTGACCCTGTATATAGTGTGGAATACTACAAAAAGACATATGCTCCAGAGTTTGAACCACTGTCAACTGAAATTGACTGG AATATACTGGTAGAGTTCATTAATCCTCCTGTTATCATAAGAAAAACTGGAAGGCCAAGGAAAAAGAGGATTCCTTCTTATGATGAAGCTGGAAgtgtgaagaaaatgagaaagtgtAAGAAGTGTGGAGTTTATGGTCACTATGCAATAACTTGTGCTGGTGGAGAGGTTGGAAAGAATCCAAAGGGAGAAAAACCTAGAACTTGTGTTGATGGCTCAACATCATCTACTTATGTCCCTGAACCACCAAAAAGGAAGTACAATAGAAAGAAACAGGTTGTTAGTGCTTCTGCAGGTGCATCTTCTACTGCTAAGGATGGAATGAAGAACCAAAACAATTCCAAAGCATGTGTTGGTGAATCTTCTAAACAAGGTGTTGCAAAAGGGAGAAAGAGAAAGGCTTCTTCTCAACCTGCTTTCAATCAGACTAATCAACATATTGGATATGTCAACAACAAAGTCACCTTCACAGTTGCAGAtccaaagggaaagaagaaaccaaagaagtaCATGAAAGTCTGA
- the LOC113313510 gene encoding FACT complex subunit SPT16-like: MYSDIRYAFTQDGDEQSAPFCHLHLHKPILVGTEMTQNIQFRMVLNLGGRKKRPAHGSANFEKELQKIRDDNNRVMREFRCKVDCILDPLPLRLTCDYVDTERGFCGELHLNEHAPFSTIFVFSYFTLVQLNHTPFTVVTLEEIEIVNLVEVGSEMEMFNMTIVFKNFELDVLQIKSIPSAKRISIKGSLHLADVKYYENKQDIPDWGSKLEEIRADPKEFIKNGGWNFLNVETAKNSDSSGDEYSIGSYSSESDSSVENLGNRNSLVSDFPCRFGKYSYKAPGQASDSDPREEENKQTTLIQKTWTMAERKQVMVSSDECDSDPEVKGKKAITQTKLSTVRRRRKLVMTEESGEEEYSGALKRLGVTFVFKLIVVVK, encoded by the coding sequence ATGTATAGTGATATAAGGTATGCCTTCACTCAAGATGGAGATGAGCAGAGTGCCCCGTTCTGCCACTTGCACTTGCACAAACCGATCTTGGTGGGGACTGAAATGACACAGAATATCCAGTTCCGTATGGTGCTGAACTTagggggaaggaagaagagaCCTGCTCATGGTTCGGCTAACTTTGAAAAAGAGCTGCAAAAGATTAGAGATGATAATAACAGGGTTATGCGGGAGTTTAGATGCAAAGTTGATTGTATTTTGGATCCATTGCCACTTAGGCTTACATGTGATTATGTGGATACCGAAAGAGGATTCTGTGGCGAGCTTCACTTGAATGAGCACGCTCCATTTTCAACCATTTTTGTCTTCTCGTACTTTACCCTGGTTCAACTCAATCACACACCTTTCACTGTTGTCACACTGGAAGAGATCGAGATTGTCAATCTGGTGGAAGTTGGGTCTGAGATGGAGATGTTTAATATGACAATCGTGTTCAAGAACTTCGAGCTCGATGTGCTTCAGATCAAATCAATTCCTTCAGCAAAGCGCATTAGCATCAAAGGGTCGCTTCACCTTGCTGATGTCAAATACTACGAAAATAAGCAGGATATTCCAGATTGGGGGTCAAAACTGGAGGAAATAAGAGCTGACCCAAAGGAGTTCATAAAGAATGGTGGATGGAACTTCCTCAATGTGGAGACTGCTAAGAACTCTGATAGCTCAGGAGACGAGTATAGTATTGGTTCTTACTCCTCAGAATCTGACTCTTCAGTGGAGAATCTTGGTAATCGCAACAGCCTTGTCTCCGACTTCCCCTGCAGATTTGGTAAATACTCCTACAAAGCACCTGGTCAAGCATCTGATTCAGACCCAAGAGAGGAAGAAAATAAACAGACTACATTGATTCAGAAAACATGGACTATGGCAGAAAGAAAACAGGTAATGGTATCATCGGATGAATGTGACTCGGACCCAGAAGTGAAAGGAAAAAAGGCCATAACACAGACGAAGCTGAGTACGGTAAGAAGACGGAGAAAGTTGGTAATGACCGAAGAATCTGGTGAGGAAGAATATAGTGGAGCTTTAAAAAGGTTAGGGGTTACATTTGTTTTCAAGTTAATTGTAGTTGTAAAATGA